CTCCGAACGGACCGCTCGCCGAAGCGGCATACGCGCAGGCGCTGTGCGCGGAACGCTCCCGGCAGGCCCGTCCGCTGCTCGCCGCACGGCTGGAGGCCGTGGCGCTGGCCGAGCGGGTGCGACCCCGCCCCGGCGAGGGCCTGCTGGTCGCCGATGCCCCGGCAGGCAAGCCGGACGACGAGAGGGACGACTGGTACGAGGCGCAGGCAGCGGTGCTCACGGATCGCTGGACGGCAGCCGGGCTCGACGCCCTGCTGCGCGGACCCTTCGCGCACCTGGCGCCGGGCGGCGGCAGCGCTCCCACCCCTCTCCTCGCCCTCGTCCAGGCCATGGTCGGCCAGCACCTGGAGATGAATGGCGACGCCTTCGCGCCGCTGCCCCCGGCCCCGTTGCCGGACTCCCCGGAGGAGCAGGCCGCGCTGCTGCGTTCCGCCCCGCTGCCCCAGCTCCTGGCGCGAGCCGCCGCCGATCCGCAGGGCGCGGACGAGCGAACGCGCGAACTGGCGCTGGCGAGCGGCTTCCTGGTGCGGGAGCAGGGCGGCGCGCTCAGCGCGGGGCCATCGGCCGAGGCCTGGCGTGAGGGTGGCCCCGCCGAGCTGACCGGACTGGCCCTGAACCTGCTCGGCGTCCTGCTGACACAGCCGGCCGAGGAGGAAGAGACCGCGGAGGAGTACGACGGCGAGCACCTGCTCACCCTCTACCTCCTGTGCGAGCAAGCGGGGATGGCGCAGTCCGTGGCCCGCGTGGCCGCCCTGAGCGACATGTGGTGCGTGCCGCCGGGCTACGAGAGCGACCCCGACGTGTCCGTCCCGGCCACCGGAGAGTACGAACTGCCCGACCCCCAGGCCCTGTCCGCGGTCCTGGGACTCCCGGCACTCACCGCGTCCGACCGTACGGATCTGATCCCGTCCGCTGCCCGCCTCGTGCGCCTGATGGACCGCCTGGCCGCTCTGGGTGTCACCGAACGGACCGGAGACGCACTCAGCCTCACCCCACTCGGCTCCGCCCTGCTCCGCGACGCCCTCCTCCTGGGCCTCGGAGGCGAGGCCGCCGATGTCTTCCCCACTCGGGAGCAGATGCTCTCCTGGGACGCGGAACGGCTCGTCGCGGCAGCCCAGTGGTGGCCGAAGCGGGCCGCCCGGCCGGCCGTCGGCGACTGGCTGGACGCGCAGGGCACCGACGGATGGACCCCTCTGTTCGAGGCGATCTCCGCCGCCTGCCCCGAGGACGAGCCCGCGAGGCGGCGAGCGCTGCTCGCCGCCCTTGACGCGACGGCCGTGCCCGACGAGGCCCTGTACGCACTGCTGGCCGACCCGGTCCTGGGGGGCTGGGCCGAACACGCCCTGCACGCACGCGGCCAGGCGCCCGACCCCTCAGCCGTTCCGCTGTCGGCCCGCGCGGTGTACCTGCTCGACGCGCTCGAAGCCGTACGGAGCGCCGCATCCCTCGACCACCGCATGACGGCGGCTCCGAACGAGGAGGAGCCCGAGCTGTTCGCCGAAGTCCACGCCGTCTTCGACAAGGCCGCGGCAGCCTGGCTCAGCGGCGGCCCGGCCCTGGTCACCGCCCTCACGGCGGCGGACCCGTATACGTCCGCCTTCCTGGCAGGGCAGCTCTCACACCACCCCGACCGTGCCACCGCCGAACAGGCCCGTCGCGCCTGGCGGGCCTTCCAGACCAGCGGTACGACCCGCTCCCCGGGCAGGAAGAAGCCCGCCAAGCGCGCGGGCGGGAAACGCAAGCGGCGCTGACCGCCGTGAACACCGGGCCGGGGCCACGCGGAGCCGGGGCCCGCGCCCGCCCGGCTCCTGTCCCCGGGCCGCCCGTTCAGCGCACCTGCGTGACGAACGCCCGCCAGGCGCCGGCCCCGAACCCGATCACAGGCCCGGCGGGCCGCTTGCTGTCGCGGACGGGGACGACGCCGGGGACGTTGTCGGCGACCTCGACGCAGTCGCCTTGCCCTCCGCTGTAGCTGCTCGTGCGCCATATCGCGGTCTTGTGGACCCCGGTCGTCGAGCGGACCTCGTTGCTCATGCTCTGTGCTCCTTGGCAACACGCTGGATCAGCGCGAGTGACTCCGTAGGCGGCAATGCTGCCATGCGGGCGTCATCGAAGAGCCCTCGGTAGCAGGCGACTTCCTGCTCTCGCTCCATCCAGATGTTGCCAGTGGGGGCCTCGGTGAGTACGAGGTCGAGCGACGACAGTTGCGGGAAGCTGAGCAGCACGTACGGGCCGAACATGCCCGAGTGGGCGCCGCGTGTGAACGGCAGCACCTGAACGGTGATGTTGGGTCGCTCGGCCATGGTCAGTAGGTGCTTCAACTGTGCGTGCATGATGTCCGGCCCGCCGACTTGTTGGCGCAGCACTCCTTCAGCAAGTACTGCCCAGAACTCCATGGGTTCCGCACCCGCCAACCGTTCCTGCCTGGCAAGTCGTACCTGGACGAACCGGTCGATCTCCTCAGCCGTCTGCCAGGCGCGCGATGCCACAGTTACGGCCCGCCCGTACTCCGGAGTCTGGAGGAGTCCGGGCACCATCTGCACCTGGTAAGTGCGGATGCTGTCGCAGATCGACTCCATCTCGATCTGGTCGCGGTACGCGTCACTGAGAACGGAGGCGTACTCATGCCACCACCCTTCACGCCGTCGTCTGTTCGCCCTCAAGGCAAGGGAAGTCAGGCGCTCCCGCGACTCCGTGTCCATCACCCCATATGCCTCCATGAGCGCGATGAGATCAGGTGTGCGGACTGGGACATGGCCGTTCTCGATGCGGCTGATCTTTCCCTTTGTGCAGTCCAGCACCTCGGCAGCAGCCGCAGTGGTGAGGCCTGCGGCCTCTCGGGACCGGCGTAGTTCGTCGCCGAGTTGGCGACCCAGGACCGTGGAGGGCATCACGTTTGGCATAGGCAACTCCCTATCAGAGCAGGGGGCTTGCGGACTCGCGAATTCCCGTATGGGTGAATTAAGAGCCAGCAATCCATTCAACGTTGCGCGGATACCTGTTCTGCGGGCACTCTCCTGGTGTCGGTACCTGAGCCCCCGCTTGTCCGGGGGTTCCGACCCTCTGGAGCTGCCATGGCTGCACTGATCGACGTCTCTTTCCGGCTCTCACGCCGACCCCGCAGCGCGCCAAGGGCCCGCGCGGCACTGCACGCCCTACTCGGGGACTGGGGCGCGGGGGACGACCTCCTCCAGACCGCCGAACTCGTCCTCTCCGAACTCGTGACCAACGCCCTCCGCGCACCCGCACCCAGCGACCGCCAGGTCGGCGTACGGATCGCGCACTCCTCGACGGACGGGCTGCTGCGCCTGGAAGTGAGCGACGCCGGATCCGGCCGGCCGGAACTCCGCCACCCCGCCACGGACGACGAACGCGGCCGGGGGCTACGGCTCGTGGACGCCCTCAGCCACCGCTGGGGCGTCACCGCACGCGCGGGCGGCATCGGCAAGACGGTCTGGTCGGAGCTGAAGGCCCCCGACCTCCTCCCCACCCCGTCAACGAGGGAGGTCGCGGCGGTCACGGTCAGCTCCGGCCAACAGATCCGCGTTTGGGGTGCGTGGCGCGCGGTCCGCAGCGTGCGAACGGCGCGCCACGCCACCGGCGGCCTGACGGTCGTCCTCGCCCTGGACGAAGGCCCGCCGCTGCGCTTGCCCGCTGCGGAACCGCTGTCCGTACGAGGGCTGCCGTAAGGTGAAACGCGCCGTGCGAGTGCCGAGTGCGATGTACACCCAGGCCCCGCACTCACTCCCCGCAGGCAAGGAGGCGACACCGTGGCGGACCCGGTCCACCACCCCATCCCCGTCCGCCGCGGACACCTGCGCGACGCCGCCGAGCAGATCGAGCAGGCCACCGGCATGCGCGTGGAGATCATCGGGGGCATTCTCATGATGTCCCCGAGCCCGAGCGGCAAGCACGCCGGGACCGTCATCGACCTGCGCGACGCCATTCGTCCGAGCCTTTCCGCCGCGTACGAGGCGTACGAGAACGTGTCCGTCCCGATGCCCGACGATCCGGACGACTACGCGACCCCGGACCTGACCATCGGTCCCCGCGCCTTCAAGGAGGACGACGGCTGGCTCCTGGAGGCGGACGCGATCGCCCTCGCGGTAGAGGTCATCTCGCCCAGCGAGCGGCTGAGGGGGATCAACGAGAAGACCGCGTGGTACGCGGCGGCACGTGTCGCCCGCCTGTTGCAGATCGACCCGCGCACGGGCACGTGGT
Above is a genomic segment from Streptomyces sp. NBC_01233 containing:
- a CDS encoding ATP-binding protein — its product is MAALIDVSFRLSRRPRSAPRARAALHALLGDWGAGDDLLQTAELVLSELVTNALRAPAPSDRQVGVRIAHSSTDGLLRLEVSDAGSGRPELRHPATDDERGRGLRLVDALSHRWGVTARAGGIGKTVWSELKAPDLLPTPSTREVAAVTVSSGQQIRVWGAWRAVRSVRTARHATGGLTVVLALDEGPPLRLPAAEPLSVRGLP
- a CDS encoding DUF397 domain-containing protein: MSNEVRSTTGVHKTAIWRTSSYSGGQGDCVEVADNVPGVVPVRDSKRPAGPVIGFGAGAWRAFVTQVR
- a CDS encoding helix-turn-helix domain-containing protein — translated: MPNVMPSTVLGRQLGDELRRSREAAGLTTAAAAEVLDCTKGKISRIENGHVPVRTPDLIALMEAYGVMDTESRERLTSLALRANRRRREGWWHEYASVLSDAYRDQIEMESICDSIRTYQVQMVPGLLQTPEYGRAVTVASRAWQTAEEIDRFVQVRLARQERLAGAEPMEFWAVLAEGVLRQQVGGPDIMHAQLKHLLTMAERPNITVQVLPFTRGAHSGMFGPYVLLSFPQLSSLDLVLTEAPTGNIWMEREQEVACYRGLFDDARMAALPPTESLALIQRVAKEHRA
- a CDS encoding Uma2 family endonuclease; amino-acid sequence: MADPVHHPIPVRRGHLRDAAEQIEQATGMRVEIIGGILMMSPSPSGKHAGTVIDLRDAIRPSLSAAYEAYENVSVPMPDDPDDYATPDLTIGPRAFKEDDGWLLEADAIALAVEVISPSERLRGINEKTAWYAAARVARLLQIDPRTGTWSLFTRPGEGEYKGVVHGKYGEPVPLPDDLGGDLPTSGLPLYGTPPGS